A window of the Torulaspora globosa chromosome 6, complete sequence genome harbors these coding sequences:
- a CDS encoding emp24/gp25L/p24 family protein (ancestral locus Anc_7.108), whose product MYSIQTFCQLAIASFILLWSGQVSASTSNYAPIAINLPAFSKECFYYDLISHDDSLVVSYQVLTGGNFEIDFEITAPDGSQIVSEKQKKYSDFLLKSFGLGQYSFCFSNTYGTALKKVEIVLELEKGALGDEASSPKDAVANNAIEEIDRSLTKISKTMNYLRAREWRNMSTVESTYSRLTWLSLLIMGIMVGISVVQAGIIQIFFKSRSRNYV is encoded by the coding sequence ATGTATTCAATTCAGACTTTTTGTCAGCTGGCGATTGCCAGTTTCATTCTGCTGTGGTCGGGTCAAGTTTCAGCTTCCACGTCTAATTACGCTCCAATTGCGATCAATCTACCGGCTTTTAGCAAGGAATGTTTTTACTACGACTTGATTTCTCATGACGATTCCTTAGTGGTCAGCTATCAGGTTCTCACCGGTGGAAATTTCGAGATCGATTTCGAAATCACTGCACCGGATGGATCCCAAATTGTCAGtgagaagcaaaagaaatACTCTGATTTCCTGTTGAAGTCGTTTGGTTTGGGCCAATActccttctgcttcagtAACACTTATGGAActgcattgaagaaggtggaGATTGTGCTCGAGCTGGAAAAGGGAGCACTGGGTGACGAAGCATCGTCACCAAAGGATGCGGTCGCTAACAACGCCATCGAAGAGATCGATAGAAGTCTGACCAAGATAAGTAAAACGATGAACTATCTGAGAGCCAGGGAATGGAGAAACATGTCGACCGTGGAGTCCACTTACTCGAGGTTGACATGGCTATCTCTGCTAATTATGGGCATCATGGTCGGAATCAGCGTTGTGCAGGCCGGAATCATacagattttcttcaaaagtcGCTCTAGAAACTACGTTTGA
- the AIM17 gene encoding Aim17p (ancestral locus Anc_7.110): MSLQRTIAGRRLLPIGRFVRNYSDVRDAATAIQGGKILRTKFDNDSTTVTFITKDSPKHEPFTVTFNNLFLRDSSKSPKSVDLKSGQKLFTTGYLASNPSSTVPTKVEVSPDSQSVLIDWKDGDSYKYSLEFIYKFKGSTFVTDALRNSISKHKPVLWDRKTLKGNIADLNSVNYEGFMNEEQKLYKALTILQKYGLTFINDVPKGDHDAVRKICERIGPIRNTIYGETFDVKSDVTTTSNIAYSNFSLPLHMDLLYLENVPGFQLLHSINNSPAESGGANIFVDAFSAARHVREQDAEGYEAMQHVPVNYQYVRDGNCFYQSRPMIEQYDSNESNTLMSNYEYLIKRVYYSPPFQAPFTLGIYEKTPDTNTSPAKLTERFLFRDFVHGLGVFDQFINRPENQFKLKLPENTCVIFNNTRILHARTAFKSTDRWLKGCYLDRDSFSSKLKYLEQKYI, translated from the coding sequence ATGTCATTACAAAGAACAATTGCAGGTCGCCGCTTGTTGCCAATTGGCAGGTTTGTTAGGAACTATTCAGATGTTAGAGATGCAGCTACAGCTATCCAAGGTGGAAAGATTTTGAGGACAAAATTTGACAACGATTCTACGACAGTGACTTTTATCACTAAGGATTCACCCAAGCATGAACCGTTCACCGTCACCTTCAATAACCTGTTTTTGCGTGATTCATCGAAATCACCCAAATCTGTGGACCTAAAATCCGGCCAAAAGCTATTCACCACTGGATATTTAGCTTCAAACCCGTCTTCTACGGTTCCGACGAAGGTCGAGGTCTCACCGGACTCCCAGAGCGTTTTAATCGATTGGAAGGATGGAGACTCGTATAAATATTCGCTTGAGTTCATTTACAAGTTTAAAGGTTCAACCTTTGTCACAGATGCACTGAGGAACTCGATTTCGAAGCATAAGCCTGTGCTGTGGGATAGAAAGACACTCAAGGGCAACATTGCTGACTTGAACTCGGTCAATTACGAAGGTTTCATGAACGAGGAGCAAAAGCTGTATAAGGCGCTCACCATCTTGCAGAAGTACGGTCTtactttcatcaatgatgTGCCTAAGGGCGATCACGACGCTGTGAGGAAAATATGCGAAAGGATAGGGCCCATAAGAAACACAATATATGGCGAGACGTTTGATGTCAAGAGCGATGTTACTACCACTTCTAACATTGCCTACTCGAACTTCTCCCTTCCGCTTCACATGGACCTTCTGTATCTGGAGAATGTGCCTGGCTTTCAGCTGCTGCACAGCATCAACAACTCTCCAGCCGAGAGTGGGGGCGCAAACATATTCGTCGATGCCTTTAGCGCTGCGAGACACGTACGGGAGCAGGATGCTGAGGGCTACGAGGCAATGCAACACGTCCCAGTCAACTACCAATACGTGAGGGACGGGAACTGCTTCTACCAGTCAAGGCCAATGATCGAACAGTACGACAGTAACGAGTCCAACACGTTGATGAGCAACTATGAGTATTTGATCAAGCGTGTGTACTACTCACCACCATTCCAGGCGCCATTCACTCTCGGCATATACGAGAAGACTCCAGATACAAACACATCGCCTGCCAAGCTGACGGAGAGGTTCCTGTTTAGGGACTTTGTGCATGGTCTTGGCGTCTTTGACCAGTTCATCAACAGGCCAGAGAACCAGTTCAAGCTCAAGTTGCCGGAGAACACCTGCgtgatcttcaacaacaCTCGAATCCTGCATGCTAGGACAGCGTTTAAGAGCACAGACAGATGGCTAAAGGGCTGCTACTTGGATAGAGactccttcagcagcaaGCTGAAGTATCTAGAACAGAAATATATATAG
- the SPO11 gene encoding DNA topoisomerase (ATP-hydrolyzing) (ancestral locus Anc_7.109), producing the protein MKLSDSYDSTGQQRAMPRTLSEYMECCSTKSDLSDALKPNPRNIRFTSANTSLADTLRTIISLTRHSIEQHQQPISIIQDFGTTLCFPDINDSSSTAGKIAILLSLARTIQSTLSTGQTRTIRDVYYSNVELYGSQRKVEYWLSSITRNLRLESRDCLHILPAQKGLCYTPCDIRIQTAGKETVIAAHTSSMVPYIARGSSVQILPPADQDLKLRLVVLEKEAVYHTVVKTCPPPNTIFVTGKGYPDFLSRLFLQLLERNDCIADWRLYTDADPHGIDIALKYMQNEDHKQYMCKSLVYKGALLTKLLKRRNVQFLQLNHRDISLAIGLIKRLSQPSSHPSNIGCLRVQLQRQMFFLKKAEMNSMAIDEYVL; encoded by the coding sequence ATGAAGTTATCAGACAGTTATGACTCTACAGGACAACAGCGAGCGATGCCCAGGACGCTGAGCGAGTATATGGAATGTTGCAGCACCAAGAGCGATCTTTCCGACGCTTTGAAGCCCAATCCTCGCAATATTCGTTTCACTTCCGCCAACACGAGCCTTGCAGACACATTGAGGACGATAATCTCCCTCACAAGGCACTCGATTGAGCAACATCAGCAGCCAATCAGTATCATTCAAGATTTCGGAACGACGCTGTGCTTCCCAGATATCAACGACTCCAGCTCAACCGCCGGTAAGATCGCTATTCTGCTTTCGTTGGCCCGCACTATTCAGTCCACCCTGAGCACTGGCCAGACAAGGACTATCCGGGATGTTTACTACTCTAATGTCGAGCTCTATGGCAGTCAGCGGAAGGTCGAGTACTGGCTCTCCAGCATCACCAGAAACCTGCGTCTGGAATCGAGAGATTGCCTTCATATCCTGCCCGCACAGAAAGGCCTATGCTACACTCCATGCGATATCCGGATTCAAACTGCGGGCAAAGAAACTGTGATCGCGGCTCACACGTCCTCAATGGTGCCTTACATTGCTCGGGGCTCGAGCGTGCAGATACTACCACCTGCGGATCAGGATCTAAAACTGAGGTTGGTTGttctggagaaagaagcgGTCTACCATACGGTAGTCAAGACTTGTCCACCTCCAAACACCATCTTCGTTACTGGCAAAGGCTACCCCGATTTTTTAAGTCGACTATTCCTTCAGCTGCTGGAACGCAACGATTGTATAGCGGACTGGAGGCTGTACACCGATGCTGATCCGCATGGGATCGACATTGCCTTGAAGTACATGCAAAATGAGGACCACAAACAGTACATGTGCAAGAGCCTCGTTTACAAGGGTGCTCTGCTCACCAAGTTGctcaagagaagaaatgTGCAATTCCTTCAGTTGAATCACAGGGACATCTCCTTAGCAATCGGTTTGATCAAGCGGCTTTCACAGCCGTCGAGCCACCCGTCTAACATTGGCTGTCTGAGGGTTCAGCTACAAAGGCAGATGTTTtttctgaagaaagctgagaTGAATTCAATGGCCATAGACGAGTACGTTCTTTAG